A window from Sus scrofa isolate TJ Tabasco breed Duroc chromosome 2, Sscrofa11.1, whole genome shotgun sequence encodes these proteins:
- the C2H19orf53 gene encoding leydig cell tumor 10 kDa protein homolog gives MAQGQPKFQAQKPGKSKTAAAASERNRGPRKGGRVIAPKKARIVQQQKLKKNLEVGIRKKIEHDVVMKASTSLPKKLALLKAPTKKKAAAASSTKTPS, from the exons ATGGCGCAGGGGCAGCCCAAATTCCAAGCGCAGAAGCCGGGGAAGAGCAAGACGGCTGCGGCGGCCTCGGAGCGGAACCGGGGGCCAAGGAAGGGCG GTCGCGTAATCGCACCCAAGAAGGCACGCATCGTGCAGCAGCAGAAGCTTAAGAAG AACCTGGAAGTCGGGATCCGGAAGAAGATTGAACATGACGTGGTGATGAAAGCCAGCACCAGTCTGCCCAAGAAGCTGGCGCTGTTGAAGGCCCCCACCAAGAAGAAGGCAGCAGCCGCCTCCTCCACCAAGACGCCTTCCTAG